CTCTTGATAAACCATTTTTAATGATTTATTTTGACTTTCATACACATCTTTTTTCATCTCTGCTATTGAAATGAAGTAGTTTATAATAATAATTACAAAACCTATTATTATTGATAGTATTAACGGTATATGTATTTTTTTACTTATTGATAAGTTTGCAAACATTTATAATTTCCCCTCCTAATTATAATTCTGAACTGTAACAGTATTTAGCATAAATACTTTTTAATTGTATAGTTTATGTAAAAGGAACATCAACGTTTTGTAGTATAACAAACATACAGTCATGAATCAGTCACTATATATAATTAGGTATCAAGTTTTTTATTTTTTTATAGATCTTGTCAAAATCACTAGAATATACCCTATTTTGACCAATGGCTGTAATGAAATTTGTATCACGTTCCCATCTTGGAACCAAGTGCATATGAACGTGTTCAGCTATTCCAGCTCCACCTGCACGACCTAAATTCATACCAATATTTACACCTTGTGCACCAAAACCTTCTTTAAGAAGTCTAACACACTTTTGTGATAATGAACTCATATGAAGCCAAGTCTCCTCAGGCAAATCTTCTAATGTATCTGTATGCATATGTGGTATGATCATAAAGTGACCAGGTGTATATGGATAACGGTTCATAACTATAAAACAAAATTCGTCACGATGGAGTACATGAAGTTCTTCATCATCTTTTTCATGTGAGCTTATATGACAAAAAACACAACCTTCTATATCTTTAGTTGTAACGTATTCTTCACGCCAAGGTGCATATAAAATATCTTCCACAGTTGTTTTCTCCTTTTACGGGACTAATTAAATGAATGCGAAGACTA
The Sulfurimonas sp. genome window above contains:
- a CDS encoding HIT domain-containing protein; translated protein: MEDILYAPWREEYVTTKDIEGCVFCHISSHEKDDEELHVLHRDEFCFIVMNRYPYTPGHFMIIPHMHTDTLEDLPEETWLHMSSLSQKCVRLLKEGFGAQGVNIGMNLGRAGGAGIAEHVHMHLVPRWERDTNFITAIGQNRVYSSDFDKIYKKIKNLIPNYI